From the genome of Palaemon carinicauda isolate YSFRI2023 chromosome 6, ASM3689809v2, whole genome shotgun sequence, one region includes:
- the LOC137641999 gene encoding uncharacterized protein, translated as MKGLQVLFVSCLAAVAFANDKNNGGNKRFFGGLNQGFGGGNQGFGGGFGGISGGHGGGFGGGHGGGFGGINPGFGGGFGGGASQTCRRWCRTPEGQAYCCESNNEPETLPFVKPGQCPPVRPQCPPVRSFAPPQTCSNDSKCGGVDKCCFDRCLEEHVCKPPVGSGGFGGFGFGR; from the exons ATGAAG GGGCTTCAGGTTTTATTCGTCTCCTGTCTGGCAGCTGTTGCCTttgcaaatgataaaaataatggagGAAATAAACGATTCTTTGGAGGATTAAACCAAGGTTTCGGTGGCGGTAATCAAGGATTTGGTGGTGGTTTTGGAGGTATCAGTGGAGGCCATGGCGGTGGCTTTGGAGGAGGACATGGAGGTGGCTTTGGAGGAATCAACCCTGGCTTTGGAGGGGGCTTTGGAGGTGGTGCTTCCCAGACATGCAGACGTTGGTGCCGAACTCCCGAGGGACAGGCCTACTGCTGCGAAAGCAACAACGAACCTGAAACCCTTCCCTTCGTCAAGCCAGGTCAATGCCCTCCCGTAAGACCCCAGTGCCCACCCGTCAGGAGCTTTGCCCCTCCACAGACATGCTCCAATGACAGCAAGTGCGGAGGCGTCGACAAGTGCTGCTTCGACAGGTGTCTCGAGGAACACGTTTGCAAACCCCCTGTCGGATCTGGAGGCTTCGGAGGATTTGGTTTTGGAAGATAA